One window from the genome of Lentimicrobium sp. L6 encodes:
- a CDS encoding LuxR C-terminal-related transcriptional regulator — protein MIILALPAFITRKGLESLFRELCTQKKILSTGTIEELNKWIKTQEPSLVYAHSSFIPNLHISFHRKDSCKVIRIIDLKPEELSDEAFQTDILYLNDEEQNIIKNIKRNIALTEKVKDGDTEESGLSEREKDIVREIALGKTNKEIADDLFISAHTVITHRKNITKKLGIKTVSGLTIYAILNKLIQMEET, from the coding sequence ATGATTATTCTAGCCCTACCTGCTTTTATCACACGCAAAGGATTAGAGTCTTTGTTTCGAGAACTTTGTACCCAAAAGAAAATCTTGAGTACCGGAACTATTGAGGAACTAAATAAATGGATAAAAACCCAGGAACCCAGCTTGGTTTATGCCCATTCAAGCTTCATTCCAAACTTACACATTTCCTTTCACCGAAAAGATTCTTGTAAGGTCATCCGCATCATCGATCTCAAACCAGAGGAGCTTTCTGATGAGGCTTTTCAAACAGATATTTTGTATTTAAATGATGAGGAACAGAACATCATCAAAAACATCAAACGCAATATTGCCTTAACGGAAAAAGTAAAAGATGGAGACACAGAAGAGTCTGGATTAAGTGAAAGGGAAAAAGATATCGTGAGAGAAATTGCTTTAGGCAAAACCAATAAAGAAATTGCCGACGATTTATTTATCAGCGCCCATACGGTCATCACCCACCGCAAGAATATCACCAAAAAACTCGGAATCAAAACCGTTTCTGGCTTAACTATCTATGCCATACTGAATAAACTCATTCAAATGGAGGAGACTTAA
- a CDS encoding dipeptidase, with the protein MRTILLSFLSIITGLLMAQTADKSDWKGGVPEGCTSVTVGKLASFDGSVMTSHTDDSHRTRSWVDIKPAQKKNPQKEMKMYKRVACDSFNMPTYAHKEIGSIPAAKSTYQYVNTAYASMNEHQLAIGESTFGGRDELQSDEGLIDCQRLCIIMLERCTTARQAITVGGALLDKYGWNDVGECLTIADPQEVWHLEIVGPGKGKTGAVWVAQRVPDDHISVNANASTIKEIDIENTKDFIASENIFSLAKEKGYWEESKPFKFNYVYAPKSRLSLASRRREWRVFELAAPSLKLDPNGQDFPFSIKPDTLVSLEKMVEIFKDYYEDTPFDMCKNMLVADDSGKMVKSPLANPFMPYDANKLHKVNGGWGWLGERTIARWYTMYGTIIQCRSWLPNMIGGVEWLAMDNIASSIYIPVYAGTTDLPKSYKTPGRPNGYTHESAWWAFNRMGTLASQRWGDMRHDIDEVWLPMQEELFQNQNSFEAEALKIYQKSPEKCSEFLTDYTNKWGNKVVDDAWKLGDKLWTKYDEKF; encoded by the coding sequence ATGAGAACGATACTATTATCCTTTTTAAGCATTATTACGGGATTGTTAATGGCACAAACTGCCGATAAAAGCGATTGGAAAGGAGGAGTCCCCGAAGGATGTACTTCAGTAACTGTAGGGAAATTGGCCAGTTTTGATGGTTCAGTAATGACTTCTCATACCGATGATAGTCACAGAACACGCTCATGGGTGGATATTAAACCTGCGCAAAAGAAGAATCCGCAAAAAGAAATGAAGATGTATAAAAGAGTGGCTTGTGATTCTTTCAATATGCCCACTTATGCACATAAAGAAATAGGCAGTATTCCTGCGGCTAAATCTACCTATCAGTATGTAAATACTGCTTACGCTAGTATGAACGAACACCAATTGGCCATTGGAGAATCTACTTTTGGCGGTAGAGACGAATTACAAAGTGATGAAGGGTTAATCGATTGTCAGAGACTTTGTATCATTATGCTGGAAAGATGCACCACTGCTCGTCAGGCCATCACTGTAGGAGGAGCTTTATTAGACAAATATGGTTGGAACGATGTGGGAGAATGTTTAACCATTGCCGATCCTCAAGAAGTTTGGCATTTGGAAATTGTTGGTCCTGGAAAAGGAAAAACAGGTGCGGTTTGGGTAGCTCAAAGAGTTCCAGACGATCATATTTCAGTAAACGCCAATGCTTCCACAATAAAAGAAATTGATATAGAGAATACCAAAGACTTTATCGCCAGTGAGAACATTTTCAGCTTAGCCAAAGAAAAAGGGTATTGGGAGGAGTCTAAACCCTTCAAATTCAACTATGTTTATGCTCCGAAGAGCAGATTATCTCTAGCTTCTCGTAGACGAGAGTGGAGAGTATTTGAGTTGGCAGCCCCTTCGCTAAAATTAGATCCTAATGGACAAGATTTTCCTTTCTCTATAAAACCAGACACATTGGTTTCTTTAGAAAAGATGGTTGAAATCTTCAAGGATTATTATGAGGATACTCCATTTGATATGTGCAAAAATATGCTAGTTGCTGACGATAGTGGCAAAATGGTAAAATCCCCTTTAGCCAATCCTTTTATGCCCTATGATGCCAACAAACTTCACAAAGTAAACGGTGGCTGGGGATGGTTAGGAGAAAGAACCATTGCGCGTTGGTATACCATGTATGGAACTATTATTCAGTGCCGAAGTTGGTTACCCAATATGATTGGCGGAGTAGAATGGCTTGCCATGGATAATATAGCCTCCTCTATTTATATTCCTGTTTATGCCGGAACTACTGACTTGCCAAAAAGTTATAAAACTCCGGGTCGCCCCAATGGATACACCCATGAATCGGCTTGGTGGGCCTTTAATAGAATGGGCACTTTAGCTTCTCAACGTTGGGGAGATATGCGCCATGATATTGATGAAGTATGGCTTCCTATGCAAGAAGAACTCTTCCAAAATCAAAACAGCTTTGAAGCAGAAGCCCTTAAGATCTATCAAAAATCTCCAGAAAAGTGTAGCGAATTCTTAACAGACTATACCAATAAATGGGGTAATAAAGTAGTGGATGATGCCTGGAAATTGGGCGATAAATTATGGACTAAATATGATGAGAAGTTTTAG
- a CDS encoding LuxR C-terminal-related transcriptional regulator gives MLKTKLNKLNPTSKLIFRKELIDKLESGKEKKLTLVSAPAGYGKSTLISQWIDHCSLPYSWYSLDKSDNDIVTYLRYIIAGIQSNYKNLCLKAEKLLESNSNSSFESVATYIINDLYEIKDRLYLVFDDYHLIENKDINNLMSFLLENLPDNIHVVLITRADPSIPVARFRSQHLVTDIRLSDLCFIANSIYDFFKKCLNIKISIEDAKILEIKTEGWIAGLQLTGLSLQGKEDVSRFVDKLKGDNRYIMDYLIEEVLQQQSLELRNFLLRTSILKRFNASLCNFVLDINNSQEIIEHLENNNMFVVPLDAERKWYRYHHLFEQLLLNRLVGKNNESFALHKKASNWYESKEMIENAIQHSIEIKDFQRSLELLNQISANLWAKGKHSSLLAYGNLLPDDEIYSNPEFSLYYSWVLIHSGQAPNALPYLSKAEIEIEEKLTDSPKAEKVLKLKGRIAVAQAILQNTMGEFAKLERYSSIAMECLSEDDSLWCSWAWYSMGLKDMGLYNLPDAIESFKIAINYGKKSGNIYLVSTIAIQLASCEHRMGRYVLSFKNCTELLEYIKEQGYSELTKVDWIYSSLYTTLSMIYYLWGDFEKAEEYIKIGYELSLKESNITHQFLGLFVLSFVHHGKNDWVKCLSKLKDLEELMSKNTVPPGFIVLYQVWKGYILIETEDSQKVNAFFQKYNINSETEITLFNEHAFIPYVHYLITIGEINEAKNKLDEINYLATKANRLERIIEIQVIYALIFDQQGNVEEAKECLIKSMEVASGERIMMYFLYYIDKIKNLLQDTFKILATRKHNIPKEYIEKLKVLIAKHEKAIKNQNYSDISKREFETLKLIADNLSNQEIADELFISITTVKTHVRNILLKLDAKNRIEAVVKAKEQGISLASK, from the coding sequence ATGCTAAAAACAAAACTAAATAAGCTAAACCCTACTTCTAAATTAATATTTAGGAAGGAACTTATCGATAAATTAGAAAGTGGTAAAGAAAAGAAATTAACTTTAGTTTCGGCTCCGGCAGGATACGGTAAAAGTACTTTAATAAGTCAATGGATTGACCATTGTAGTTTACCTTATTCATGGTATTCGCTTGACAAATCAGATAATGACATTGTTACTTATTTGAGATACATTATTGCAGGAATTCAATCAAACTATAAAAATCTTTGCTTAAAGGCAGAAAAATTACTGGAATCAAACAGTAATTCTTCATTCGAATCAGTAGCCACATATATAATAAATGATTTATACGAGATAAAGGATCGCTTATACCTCGTATTTGATGATTATCATTTGATTGAAAATAAAGATATCAATAATCTAATGTCCTTTTTATTGGAAAACCTTCCAGATAATATTCATGTTGTTCTAATAACACGCGCAGATCCTTCAATACCAGTAGCAAGATTTAGAAGTCAACATTTGGTTACAGATATCCGTTTATCAGATTTATGTTTTATCGCAAATAGTATTTACGATTTCTTTAAAAAATGTTTGAATATCAAAATATCTATTGAAGATGCCAAGATTCTTGAAATTAAAACCGAAGGATGGATTGCAGGGCTCCAGCTCACAGGTTTATCACTACAAGGGAAAGAAGATGTAAGTAGGTTTGTGGATAAGTTGAAAGGAGATAATCGTTATATAATGGATTACCTGATTGAAGAAGTCCTTCAACAGCAATCACTAGAATTAAGGAATTTTCTTTTGCGTACATCTATCTTAAAGCGTTTTAATGCCTCGCTGTGTAATTTTGTACTTGACATAAATAATAGTCAGGAAATAATTGAACATCTTGAAAATAATAACATGTTTGTTGTTCCCTTAGATGCAGAAAGGAAATGGTATCGGTATCATCATTTATTTGAACAGCTGTTATTAAATCGACTTGTAGGTAAAAATAATGAATCCTTTGCTTTACACAAAAAAGCAAGTAATTGGTACGAAAGCAAAGAAATGATTGAAAATGCAATTCAACATTCTATAGAAATAAAAGACTTTCAACGAAGCTTGGAACTGTTAAATCAAATTTCTGCCAATTTATGGGCCAAAGGCAAGCATAGTAGCTTGCTGGCTTATGGAAATTTATTGCCAGATGATGAAATATACAGCAATCCAGAGTTTTCTTTGTATTATTCATGGGTGCTTATACATTCAGGCCAGGCTCCCAATGCTCTACCCTATTTAAGTAAAGCCGAAATTGAAATTGAAGAAAAGTTAACAGACTCCCCCAAGGCAGAAAAGGTATTAAAATTGAAAGGCAGAATAGCGGTTGCTCAGGCAATTTTACAAAACACAATGGGTGAATTTGCAAAACTTGAAAGGTATTCATCTATTGCTATGGAATGTCTTTCTGAGGATGATTCGTTATGGTGTAGTTGGGCATGGTACTCAATGGGCTTAAAAGATATGGGGCTCTATAATCTTCCGGATGCAATAGAATCTTTTAAAATTGCTATTAATTATGGTAAAAAATCAGGGAATATATATCTGGTATCAACAATTGCCATTCAACTTGCATCATGTGAACATCGCATGGGTAGATATGTTTTATCTTTCAAAAATTGCACTGAACTATTGGAATATATTAAGGAACAGGGGTATTCTGAATTAACTAAGGTAGATTGGATATACTCTAGCTTATACACAACACTTTCGATGATATACTACTTGTGGGGGGATTTTGAAAAAGCCGAAGAGTATATTAAAATTGGTTATGAACTCTCTCTAAAAGAATCTAATATAACACACCAGTTTCTTGGTTTGTTTGTTCTGTCTTTTGTTCACCACGGTAAAAATGATTGGGTAAAATGTTTAAGTAAATTAAAGGATTTGGAAGAGTTAATGAGTAAGAATACGGTGCCACCAGGTTTTATAGTACTCTATCAGGTATGGAAAGGCTATATTCTTATTGAAACGGAGGATTCTCAGAAGGTTAACGCCTTTTTTCAAAAATACAATATAAACTCTGAAACTGAAATAACCTTATTTAACGAACATGCATTCATCCCTTATGTACATTATCTAATAACTATTGGTGAGATTAACGAAGCTAAAAATAAATTGGATGAGATTAATTATCTTGCTACAAAGGCTAATCGTTTGGAACGAATTATTGAGATTCAAGTGATTTATGCCTTAATATTTGACCAGCAGGGAAATGTTGAGGAAGCAAAAGAATGTCTTATAAAATCTATGGAAGTTGCTTCAGGAGAGAGAATAATGATGTACTTTTTATATTATATTGATAAAATTAAAAACCTCCTGCAGGATACTTTTAAAATTCTTGCAACACGAAAACATAATATACCCAAAGAATATATAGAAAAACTAAAAGTGTTAATTGCAAAGCATGAAAAAGCAATTAAGAACCAGAATTACTCCGATATAAGTAAACGTGAATTTGAGACTTTAAAACTTATTGCAGATAATCTCTCGAACCAAGAAATTGCAGATGAGTTGTTTATTTCAATTACCACAGTTAAAACCCATGTTAGAAATATACTTTTAAAGCTTGATGCAAAAAATCGCATTGAAGCAGTTGTAAAAGCCAAGGAGCAAGGAATATCGCTTGCTTCAAAATAA
- a CDS encoding sulfite exporter TauE/SafE family protein, translating to MTWIEGLILIGSGIAVGFVNTLAGGGSAISLSVLMMMGLSPAMANGTNRIAIIMQNIAATSSFKKQKVLDSKKSLLLSIPAIMGSFFGAWLAVDIQKDIFEKAIGIILLVMLFFMFYKPKSWVKENTELVNKPLTWKQYVLFFFIGVYGGFIQVGVGYFLLAALVWGAGYELVKANAAKVLIVGMYMVFSLVVYIYHDLINYAMGFTLAIGTVTGALLASKLAVKKGAGYIRWFILVIIIFTSLHLFGVIDLSFVK from the coding sequence ATGACTTGGATAGAAGGACTTATTTTGATTGGCTCAGGAATAGCAGTAGGTTTTGTAAATACTTTGGCCGGAGGAGGTTCCGCCATTAGTCTGTCAGTATTGATGATGATGGGCTTATCCCCGGCGATGGCCAATGGTACCAATAGGATTGCCATTATCATGCAAAATATAGCCGCAACAAGTAGCTTTAAAAAGCAGAAAGTTCTTGATTCAAAAAAGTCTCTTTTATTATCTATTCCTGCAATTATGGGTTCCTTTTTTGGCGCTTGGTTGGCAGTGGATATCCAGAAGGATATTTTTGAGAAAGCCATTGGGATTATTCTATTAGTCATGCTCTTTTTTATGTTCTATAAACCCAAAAGCTGGGTTAAAGAAAACACCGAATTGGTAAATAAACCACTAACTTGGAAACAATATGTTTTGTTCTTTTTTATAGGAGTCTATGGAGGATTTATTCAAGTAGGAGTGGGTTATTTTCTTTTGGCTGCTTTAGTTTGGGGAGCGGGTTACGAGTTGGTAAAAGCCAATGCTGCCAAGGTTCTAATTGTTGGAATGTATATGGTATTTTCTTTGGTGGTCTATATATATCACGATTTAATCAATTATGCTATGGGTTTCACCTTAGCTATTGGAACTGTGACTGGAGCTTTGTTAGCTAGTAAGCTAGCGGTAAAAAAAGGAGCCGGTTATATTCGTTGGTTTATCCTCGTGATTATCATTTTCACCAGTTTGCATTTGTTTGGAGTGATTGATTTGAGTTTTGTGAAGTAG
- a CDS encoding DUF1697 domain-containing protein: MTTYISILRGINVGGHRKIIMAELRKMYEQLGFSQVKSYIQSGNVVYESNQKMSSTELEKLLENSIKETFGHEVPVLIRTSEEWEMAIKANPFLNEESNTDKLFITFLSESPSPELKEELSSMDFSPDQLKIIDKCVYLYCERKYHETKMTHSLIERKLKVKATARNWKTIMKLKELSH, from the coding sequence ATGACAACTTATATATCCATACTCAGAGGAATCAATGTGGGAGGCCATAGAAAAATCATCATGGCTGAGCTTAGAAAGATGTATGAGCAGCTGGGTTTTAGCCAGGTAAAGAGCTATATACAAAGTGGTAATGTGGTATATGAGTCGAATCAGAAAATGAGTTCCACAGAGCTTGAGAAGCTGCTCGAAAATAGTATTAAAGAAACTTTTGGTCATGAAGTACCGGTGCTTATTAGAACCTCAGAAGAATGGGAAATGGCTATAAAAGCTAATCCCTTCCTTAATGAAGAAAGCAATACTGATAAGCTATTTATAACTTTTCTCTCTGAATCACCCTCCCCAGAATTGAAAGAGGAGTTATCAAGCATGGACTTCTCCCCTGACCAGCTTAAAATCATAGATAAATGCGTCTATTTATATTGCGAAAGGAAATATCATGAGACCAAAATGACCCATTCATTAATAGAAAGAAAGCTTAAGGTAAAAGCAACCGCTCGTAATTGGAAAACCATTATGAAATTAAAAGAACTGAGTCATTAA
- a CDS encoding pentapeptide repeat-containing protein, whose product MQEEYYSQVRFKGENFTEKNLQKMEFESCVFDSCQFSNMDLSEAKFESCEFKSCDLSNVKLLNTSIQGVHFQDCKMIGLLFDDCNAFLMQFQFTNCTLNLSSFYALKITKTKFTNCSLQEVDFTSCQLQESKFPNCELSGAVFENTNLMKADFRSATNYLISPDHNRIKGARFSLEHITGLLQGYGIRIE is encoded by the coding sequence ATGCAAGAAGAGTATTATAGCCAAGTTCGTTTTAAAGGAGAAAATTTCACTGAAAAAAACCTACAAAAGATGGAGTTCGAATCCTGTGTTTTTGATTCCTGTCAATTTTCGAATATGGATTTAAGCGAAGCAAAATTTGAAAGCTGCGAGTTTAAAAGCTGTGACTTGAGCAATGTTAAACTACTAAACACCAGTATTCAAGGGGTACATTTCCAAGATTGTAAAATGATTGGGCTTTTATTCGATGATTGTAATGCTTTTCTTATGCAATTTCAATTTACCAATTGCACACTTAATCTTTCCTCTTTTTATGCTCTCAAAATTACCAAGACAAAATTCACAAATTGTAGCCTACAAGAAGTGGATTTCACCAGCTGTCAGTTGCAGGAATCTAAATTCCCCAATTGCGAATTGAGTGGTGCCGTATTTGAGAATACCAATCTCATGAAAGCAGATTTCAGATCCGCAACAAACTATTTAATTAGCCCCGACCACAATAGAATTAAAGGAGCCCGGTTTTCCTTAGAACATATCACTGGATTACTTCAGGGTTACGGTATTCGTATTGAATAA
- a CDS encoding hemerythrin domain-containing protein produces the protein MFITRNMKMADAIHHNHLLLPVINRLGIHLGFGDQSIEQLCEDKGVNIDFFLMIVNAFLDHDINKAMKLDSVSVEQVVNYLKATHQYYLERIIPEIENRINALIQHSDINQKQFLLVKNFFEEYKNEFYTHIKHEEQSIYPYALKVNQARNEGNLKPELKKQIQKEPIDSYAEEHSDIESKLFDLKNILIKYLPESKDSYLRNQVLNALFKLENDLNDHSRIENMVLVPMISVMENELLKSC, from the coding sequence ATGTTTATCACTAGAAATATGAAGATGGCAGATGCCATTCACCATAATCACCTCTTATTGCCAGTCATCAATCGTCTGGGTATTCATTTGGGATTTGGCGACCAAAGCATAGAACAGCTTTGTGAGGATAAAGGAGTAAATATCGACTTCTTTTTGATGATAGTCAATGCTTTTCTCGATCATGATATCAATAAAGCCATGAAGCTGGATAGTGTATCGGTAGAACAGGTAGTCAACTATTTAAAAGCGACCCATCAATACTATTTGGAGCGGATAATTCCAGAAATAGAGAATAGAATTAATGCCTTAATTCAACATTCCGACATCAATCAAAAACAGTTCCTATTGGTGAAAAACTTCTTTGAGGAGTATAAAAATGAATTCTATACCCATATCAAGCACGAAGAGCAATCCATATATCCTTATGCCTTGAAAGTGAATCAAGCAAGAAACGAGGGAAATCTTAAACCTGAATTAAAAAAACAAATACAAAAAGAACCCATAGATAGCTACGCGGAGGAGCACTCTGATATCGAATCCAAACTTTTCGATTTAAAAAATATCCTCATCAAATATCTTCCAGAAAGTAAAGATAGCTACTTGAGAAATCAGGTTTTAAATGCGCTATTTAAGCTGGAAAACGACTTAAACGACCACAGTAGAATAGAGAATATGGTTTTAGTCCCTATGATTTCTGTAATGGAAAATGAACTCTTAAAAAGCTGCTAA
- a CDS encoding glycoside hydrolase family 27 protein: MAQTPPMGWNSWNFFECDSVNEQVIMDMADAMVSTGMNELGYEYIVIDDCWQIARDKYGVIIVDSAKFPSGIKHLADYIHAKGLKFGIYSDAGTHTCGGRPGSKSFEEIDAQTYANWGVDYLKYDWCNTEGQDPVESYTLMRDALYNAGRPIVFSLCEWGHAKPWLWADTVGHLWRTTLDITDRWDGNRWGNQLGWTEILEHQNGLEKYAGPGHWNDPDMLEVGNPGLSINEAKAHFTMWCMLAAPLICGNDLKNMSPEIAAILMQKDMIAINQDRLGQQGFKIYDEGNFEIWQKPLAKGQIAICLLNLENREKEFLLDWKKISIKDFEGLYSVQPIWEKDGMIDTEFVLDLTIPARDVIVYILSKE, from the coding sequence ATGGCACAAACCCCACCCATGGGTTGGAATAGCTGGAACTTTTTCGAATGCGATAGCGTAAACGAGCAGGTGATTATGGATATGGCCGATGCCATGGTTTCCACCGGAATGAATGAACTGGGCTATGAATATATTGTGATTGACGATTGTTGGCAAATAGCCAGAGATAAGTATGGTGTTATCATAGTTGATTCCGCGAAATTTCCATCAGGAATTAAACATCTTGCCGATTATATTCATGCGAAAGGCCTAAAATTTGGCATCTATTCCGATGCCGGTACACATACTTGTGGCGGAAGGCCAGGCAGCAAATCCTTCGAAGAAATAGATGCCCAAACCTATGCCAATTGGGGCGTAGATTATCTAAAATACGATTGGTGTAATACAGAAGGTCAAGACCCTGTGGAATCGTATACTTTAATGCGTGATGCACTATATAACGCGGGTCGACCTATTGTTTTTAGCCTATGTGAATGGGGACATGCAAAACCTTGGCTGTGGGCCGACACTGTAGGTCATTTATGGAGAACAACTTTAGATATTACCGACCGTTGGGATGGAAACAGATGGGGAAATCAATTGGGATGGACAGAAATTTTAGAGCACCAAAATGGCTTAGAAAAATATGCGGGACCCGGTCATTGGAACGATCCGGATATGCTAGAAGTCGGAAATCCAGGATTGAGTATTAATGAAGCAAAAGCACATTTCACCATGTGGTGTATGTTGGCAGCTCCACTTATTTGTGGGAACGATTTAAAAAATATGTCACCTGAAATTGCAGCAATTCTCATGCAAAAAGACATGATTGCTATCAATCAAGATCGTCTGGGTCAGCAGGGTTTTAAAATTTATGATGAAGGGAATTTCGAAATATGGCAGAAACCATTGGCCAAAGGACAAATAGCAATATGTTTGCTGAACCTTGAAAATCGTGAGAAAGAATTCCTATTAGATTGGAAAAAAATATCGATCAAGGATTTTGAAGGCCTTTACAGCGTTCAACCCATTTGGGAAAAGGATGGAATGATAGATACAGAGTTCGTTTTAGACCTAACCATTCCAGCAAGAGATGTGATCGTATACATACTGTCAAAAGAGTAA
- a CDS encoding nucleotidyltransferase domain-containing protein produces MKFGLKKDTIDLICSVFEKHTPLEKVIVYGSRAKGNYRNGSDIDLSCFGYDLTLTILHQIENDIDDLLLPYSFDISIFSHISNESLKEHIERVGQVFYEAKRN; encoded by the coding sequence ATGAAATTTGGATTAAAGAAAGATACTATTGATCTTATATGTAGTGTATTTGAAAAACACACTCCACTTGAAAAGGTAATTGTTTATGGCTCCCGAGCTAAGGGGAATTATCGCAATGGTTCAGATATTGATTTAAGCTGCTTTGGATATGATTTAACTCTTACTATTTTACATCAAATCGAGAATGATATTGACGATTTATTGCTTCCTTATTCTTTCGATATTTCTATTTTTTCTCATATCTCAAATGAGAGTCTTAAGGAGCACATAGAGAGGGTTGGACAGGTCTTCTATGAAGCAAAGAGAAACTAA
- a CDS encoding endonuclease/exonuclease/phosphatase family protein: MKPLRFSFTLLLLCMMLSLIAKNPNEQAIVIRVLTFNIYHGETMNHDFDLDKIAKVINESGADFVALQEVDFKTNRAHNLDLVTELAWRCEVQGIFGKAMEYDGGEYGEGLLSKHSFLKTINHALPCSDGNEPRAALEAIIILPTGDTISFIATHLDHLKEDTDRILQAIEINRIYTNTRYPSILAGDLNDTPNSKSINTLEHIWTASYHSTETLATYPATSPQEKIDYIMYQPAHQWRVLKSETICDTIASDHCAYLVTLALIK; the protein is encoded by the coding sequence ATGAAACCTTTACGATTTAGTTTTACACTCCTATTATTATGCATGATGCTGTCATTGATAGCAAAAAACCCAAATGAGCAAGCCATTGTTATTAGAGTATTGACCTTTAATATTTATCATGGAGAAACCATGAATCATGATTTCGACCTAGATAAAATTGCTAAAGTGATCAATGAATCGGGTGCCGATTTTGTGGCCTTGCAAGAAGTCGACTTTAAAACCAATCGAGCCCATAATCTTGATTTAGTAACAGAACTAGCTTGGAGGTGTGAGGTGCAAGGCATATTTGGCAAAGCCATGGAATACGATGGTGGCGAATATGGGGAGGGTTTATTATCGAAACATAGCTTTCTAAAAACTATCAATCATGCACTCCCTTGTTCCGATGGCAACGAACCAAGAGCTGCTTTAGAAGCCATTATCATCCTTCCAACTGGCGATACCATTTCCTTTATTGCTACACATTTAGATCATTTAAAAGAAGATACGGATAGAATTTTGCAAGCAATAGAAATCAATCGCATATATACAAATACCAGATACCCTAGCATTTTAGCAGGAGACTTAAACGACACTCCAAATAGCAAAAGCATCAATACTTTAGAACATATTTGGACTGCAAGTTATCATTCCACAGAAACCTTAGCCACTTATCCTGCCACATCTCCTCAGGAAAAAATAGATTATATCATGTACCAGCCTGCTCATCAATGGAGAGTACTTAAAAGCGAAACTATTTGTGATACGATTGCATCTGACCATTGTGCTTATTTGGTAACTTTGGCGTTGATTAAATAA
- a CDS encoding nucleotidyltransferase substrate binding protein yields the protein MGKSDIRWIQRFDNYTKAFTQLEKAVHLASERTLSELEEQGLIQAFEFTHELAWKTLKDFLNYQGNHEIYGSKDATRQAFKYELIEAGDIWMDMIKSRNNSSHTYNEVVAEEILTSVISDYYSEFKKLKDKLEQIKSKEII from the coding sequence ATGGGAAAATCAGATATCAGGTGGATTCAAAGATTTGATAATTATACCAAAGCATTCACTCAATTAGAAAAAGCTGTACACTTAGCAAGTGAAAGGACCTTAAGTGAGCTTGAAGAACAAGGTTTGATACAAGCATTTGAATTTACTCATGAATTGGCCTGGAAAACGCTAAAAGATTTCTTGAATTACCAAGGAAATCATGAGATTTATGGGTCGAAAGATGCCACCCGTCAGGCTTTTAAATATGAGCTGATTGAGGCTGGAGATATTTGGATGGATATGATAAAAAGTCGAAATAATTCATCGCATACCTATAATGAAGTAGTTGCAGAAGAGATTTTAACATCAGTTATATCTGATTATTACTCTGAATTTAAAAAGCTTAAAGATAAACTGGAACAGATAAAATCTAAAGAAATTATTTAA